One stretch of Pseudoramibacter sp. DNA includes these proteins:
- the rpsP gene encoding 30S ribosomal protein S16 produces the protein MAVKIRMKRMGKKKSPFYRLVVADIRAPRDGKFIEEVGYYNPTVEPPVVKIDGDAVKKWISNGAKPSATVKALLQKENIIE, from the coding sequence ATGGCAGTAAAAATCAGAATGAAACGTATGGGAAAGAAAAAGAGCCCATTTTATCGTTTAGTTGTTGCTGATATCCGTGCACCAAGGGATGGAAAGTTCATCGAAGAAGTTGGCTATTATAATCCAACTGTTGAACCACCTGTTGTTAAAATTGATGGCGATGCTGTTAAAAAATGGATCTCGAATGGGGCAAAACCATCTGCTACGGTGAAAGCACTTTTGCAAAAAGAAAATATCATCGAATAA
- the rimM gene encoding ribosome maturation factor RimM (Essential for efficient processing of 16S rRNA): MDQLLVVGKISNAHGIKGEVKVIPFLDEIGQFLSFKSVYIKQNKDSLKKLKVQHVRIHKKSVLLMLQDISNRNDAEALINAEILIDRGQDQLAEDEFYIADIIGMQILDESGQYIGIIKDVLTTTGSVDTLEIQTAENSKLIYVPFRKCYFSNINPKKGTLVGNIPTDFFEL, translated from the coding sequence ATGGATCAGTTATTAGTTGTAGGAAAAATTTCTAACGCTCATGGAATCAAAGGAGAGGTGAAGGTTATCCCATTTCTTGATGAAATAGGACAATTTTTGTCTTTCAAATCAGTTTACATTAAACAAAATAAAGATTCCCTGAAAAAACTGAAAGTTCAACATGTACGCATTCATAAAAAATCTGTGCTTTTGATGCTCCAAGATATTTCAAACCGAAACGATGCTGAAGCGTTAATCAATGCTGAGATTCTTATTGACCGTGGACAGGATCAATTGGCAGAAGATGAGTTCTATATTGCAGATATTATCGGCATGCAAATTCTCGATGAGTCCGGGCAATACATTGGCATAATAAAAGATGTACTGACAACCACAGGTTCTGTAGATACGCTAGAAATTCAAACTGCTGAAAATTCAAAATTAATTTACGTTCCTTTTAGAAAATGCTATTTTAGCAATATCAATCCGAAAAAAGGAACTTTGGTGGGGAATATTCCAACAGACTTTTTTGAGTTATAA
- the trmD gene encoding tRNA (guanosine(37)-N1)-methyltransferase TrmD, with protein sequence MYNFYYLTLFPAIINDYFSESIMKRSVENDILQIHTVDIRDFSNNKHNRVDDYPYGGGAGMIMQAPPIIKAIKSIENHQITPIIFLTPSGIPFNVEECKKLALKLKQSKQFIFLCGHYEGIDQRVIDRYVTDEYSIGDYVLTGGELPALVMSDSIMRQIGGVLGNSDSLKEESFENDLLEYPQYTRPNIVEQMSVPEVLLSGNHAKIKEWRKKKAVELTKIKRPDLIKIKK encoded by the coding sequence ATGTACAATTTTTACTATTTAACTTTATTTCCAGCTATTATCAATGATTATTTTTCTGAAAGCATTATGAAGCGTTCAGTAGAAAATGATATATTACAAATACACACAGTAGATATTCGTGATTTTTCTAATAATAAACATAATAGAGTAGACGATTATCCTTATGGTGGAGGCGCTGGAATGATTATGCAAGCTCCACCGATTATTAAAGCTATAAAAAGTATTGAGAATCATCAAATCACGCCGATTATTTTTTTAACACCATCTGGCATTCCTTTTAATGTTGAAGAATGTAAAAAATTAGCATTAAAATTAAAACAAAGTAAGCAATTTATTTTTTTATGCGGACATTATGAAGGAATTGATCAGAGAGTGATTGATCGTTACGTAACAGATGAATATTCAATTGGCGATTATGTTTTAACAGGAGGAGAATTGCCTGCACTTGTCATGTCTGACAGCATTATGCGTCAAATAGGAGGTGTACTTGGCAATTCAGACAGTTTAAAAGAGGAATCTTTTGAAAATGATTTGCTCGAATATCCCCAATATACACGTCCTAATATAGTTGAGCAAATGTCTGTTCCAGAGGTTTTGCTTTCAGGAAACCATGCAAAAATAAAAGAGTGGAGAAAGAAGAAAGCAGTAGAACTCACAAAAATAAAGAGACCAGATCTAATAAAAATAAAAAAATAA
- a CDS encoding KH domain-containing protein gives MKDLVEVIVKALVDDPDAVEVTESEKNNEIILELHVADHDMGRVIGRQGRIAKAIRSVLKAMGSKENKRVMLNIVD, from the coding sequence ATGAAAGATCTGGTTGAGGTGATTGTAAAGGCGCTTGTAGACGATCCTGATGCTGTTGAAGTGACTGAAAGCGAAAAGAATAATGAAATTATTCTCGAGTTGCATGTTGCAGATCATGACATGGGAAGAGTAATAGGTCGGCAAGGAAGAATTGCCAAAGCTATCCGATCCGTATTAAAAGCTATGGGATCGAAAGAAAATAAGCGTGTTATGCTCAACATCGTGGATTAA
- the rplS gene encoding 50S ribosomal protein L19 — MDLLKKVQEDNMKKEVTPFDVGDTVRVHVRVIEGKRERIQMFEGIVLKKQHGGINESFTVRKLSSGIGVERTFPVHSPKVAQIDVLRKGKVRRAKLNYLRERVGKAAKVKSRD; from the coding sequence ATGGATTTGTTAAAAAAAGTTCAAGAAGATAACATGAAAAAAGAAGTAACACCATTTGACGTTGGCGATACTGTTAGAGTTCATGTTCGAGTAATTGAAGGTAAAAGAGAAAGAATTCAGATGTTTGAAGGAATCGTCCTTAAGAAACAGCATGGTGGCATTAATGAATCATTTACGGTTCGTAAGCTGTCTTCTGGTATTGGCGTAGAAAGAACTTTCCCAGTACATTCTCCGAAAGTTGCACAAATTGACGTTCTCCGCAAAGGAAAGGTCAGACGCGCGAAATTAAATTACCTTCGTGAACGTGTTGGAAAAGCAGCAAAAGTTAAAAGCAGAGATTAA